Proteins from a single region of Sediminitomix flava:
- the hemF gene encoding oxygen-dependent coproporphyrinogen oxidase, with protein MLTKEFIADWFKDLQDRICLAIEEVDGKAKFQQDLWEREAGGGGRTRVLNGGNILEKAGVNFSAVHGETPDKILEKLKLEKADFFASGVSIVMHPKNPMVPIIHMNVRYFEMSNGTYWFGGGIDLTPHYINKEDAKFFHQKLKDVCDLHEVSYYPKFKNWADDYFFIKHRNETRGIGGIFFDHLNEQSEKKSKEELFKFVQDVGNAFIDIYPHLMTKNAALPFDERELEWQKLRRGRYVEFNLVWDKGTKFGLDTNGRTESILMSLPPQANWVYDFQAEEGSPEAKTLDLLKKGIDWLE; from the coding sequence ATGCTAACAAAGGAATTTATTGCAGATTGGTTCAAGGATTTACAAGATAGAATCTGTTTGGCTATCGAAGAAGTAGACGGGAAAGCTAAATTTCAACAAGACTTGTGGGAAAGAGAGGCCGGAGGTGGCGGAAGAACAAGAGTCTTGAATGGAGGTAATATATTGGAAAAGGCAGGGGTAAATTTCTCAGCAGTTCATGGAGAAACACCTGATAAGATTTTAGAAAAACTAAAATTAGAAAAGGCAGACTTTTTTGCTTCTGGAGTTTCAATTGTGATGCATCCTAAAAATCCGATGGTACCAATTATCCACATGAATGTGAGATACTTTGAAATGAGTAATGGTACATATTGGTTCGGTGGCGGAATTGATTTGACTCCTCATTATATCAATAAAGAAGATGCAAAATTCTTCCATCAGAAATTAAAAGATGTATGTGATCTTCATGAGGTATCATACTACCCAAAATTTAAAAACTGGGCGGACGATTATTTCTTTATAAAGCACAGAAACGAAACCAGAGGTATTGGAGGTATTTTCTTTGATCATCTGAATGAGCAATCAGAGAAGAAGTCTAAGGAAGAACTCTTCAAGTTTGTTCAAGATGTAGGAAATGCATTTATCGATATTTATCCTCATCTGATGACCAAAAACGCAGCACTTCCATTTGATGAGCGTGAGCTAGAATGGCAAAAGCTTCGAAGAGGAAGATATGTTGAGTTCAACCTTGTGTGGGACAAAGGAACTAAGTTTGGCTTAGATACAAATGGACGTACAGAATCTATTTTGATGAGTTTACCTCCGCAGGCTAATTGGGTCTATGATTTTCAGGCAGAAGAAGGCAGTCCTGAGGCTAAAACACTCGATTTACTCAAAAAAGGGATCGATTGGTTAGAATAA
- a CDS encoding translocation/assembly module TamB domain-containing protein: MINFVTEFLSEKTGYPTTIGEVNINWFDEMSLKQIHVYDTTDQREMISVREVIIDYKLRSLLSGTSILIDEVTLDSAHVVLNNREESNNINEWVFRMLGKEQVPTEEVIVEPDSVIKQAIPFIIEKVTLKNSHYENHLEGAPQMKQGLFNPGHLVFDNLNGSASNFKIASDTIALSVSKLNTVEVNSGLSINELDTDFMICQKSMHLNKLYASIGESVLRDSISFEYENYKSFSDFFNQVKIDAHLDRSIISLKDLKPFAEDFPYEEEVILSGDFRGLVSDFNFTDLEAKFGKHSVIQGEITLSGLPQVENSFMLFSFPSINVQGKDLAPFIPNVVHPYLEKFGTLDGDLTFAGFLSDFAVSGHLDTELGRVSPDLSYRPNGAILKGWLTTEQFDLGKLIEQEEQLGRANLELFVNGRGTDLSKMYYQGDLKASAFEVNKYIYDQATLSNLTFSKDYISGDFNLTDSLISVHLPFEGSLADTTVTLDLDLSAQNLADLNLMDDSLSVDTKLKFNWDGNWNESHLGKMYFSSLVLKRDTTELNLGEVTIESDARAKNGIKTIDIQSDVLNANFKGNFEYREYSTQINRLKDEFIMSLYPNDEQVETFYEEKKKDLLHNFFSMFDCKINDINKVLDFWNQDIYISKNTKLKGIFREDKEKMRLALRLDADSVSMFDMSYSNSKLLVNAQKKTFGYEFPLKVTLESEKQELLGGKTKDLSLNIEKKEREFKVTTDLNHAVRDDYFSSGTSVLFSRDSIDIAFNDLNFKLFDREWVQDSTMSNSVIYSHEKFSIQDISLNHKDESIKLSGGISNDPSDKLVFSIHNVDISTIGKIVDVDLSGILNVDLSVSDLLKVPLVNGSVKLFDTHAGNVHIGDIYAYSKWDSKSQAINLNASIEKLEEEILLVFGNIFPYKYDSDMFDLEAVLANTDLQLLEFFMEGVMSDIKGSALGLIKVQGNPNAPRFEGDAILDGMEFTVDYLKTTYKVLNDRIDFSNKGITFKNLSVADDYNNYGFLDGGILLNDGDWSLDMKARFRNFMLLNTQETDNELFYGQAFGTGNLHFRGPFNDLQFDITARSNKNTKVYIPIEDTGEISDSFIHFINPEVEEQVEEAAEEMGFKLNMNLDITPDAYCELIFDKATGDLIQGRGEGKLQIQMDTKGAFLMFGNVDIQEGVYNFNYSLNLGKDLNVNVLAKKFYIEPNSSIVWAGDPYEATMDITTSYEQVVNLANLVNTELFPEDEEGNKKTPIELRRKYPTKVKLMMTGQMLSPTISFDIDVYDYPKQIQLSETGEVVDLDMYVNYMKQKINSDEAALNAQVVNLMIFKQFVPLESNEAIENDNLAGNLSELISNQLSSLLSNLDENMQIDLNLGGFDSDDLQQMQLRFAYSFLGGRLKLIRDGGFVNEDNKADAASVLGDITLEMELTPQGNLRAKVYVKQNFNNFNDVTQGQTMTTQGFSIMHTKSFNSFSDFFKRKNTGASKRLKRMQRKAIREAKRNAKQKQQLASKQKENNLDTQALSN; encoded by the coding sequence TTGATCAATTTTGTTACCGAATTTCTTAGTGAAAAGACGGGCTACCCTACAACCATCGGGGAAGTTAATATCAATTGGTTCGATGAAATGAGTCTAAAACAGATTCATGTTTACGATACCACTGACCAAAGAGAAATGATTTCCGTACGTGAAGTCATTATTGATTATAAACTCAGAAGTCTTCTTAGTGGAACATCAATTCTAATCGATGAGGTTACTTTAGATTCTGCACATGTTGTATTGAATAACCGAGAAGAATCAAACAACATAAATGAATGGGTTTTTAGGATGCTTGGGAAAGAGCAAGTCCCAACAGAAGAAGTTATTGTAGAACCTGATTCAGTAATTAAACAAGCTATCCCTTTCATTATTGAAAAAGTAACGCTCAAAAATAGCCATTACGAAAATCATCTTGAAGGAGCTCCTCAAATGAAACAGGGTTTATTTAACCCTGGACATCTAGTTTTTGATAACCTAAATGGAAGTGCTTCCAATTTCAAGATTGCCTCTGATACAATTGCTTTATCGGTGAGTAAACTCAATACCGTAGAAGTGAATTCTGGCTTAAGTATCAATGAACTTGATACAGATTTTATGATTTGTCAGAAGTCTATGCATCTCAATAAACTGTATGCCTCTATTGGGGAAAGTGTTTTAAGAGATTCCATTTCATTTGAGTATGAAAATTATAAATCCTTCTCAGACTTTTTCAATCAAGTTAAAATTGATGCACACTTAGATCGATCTATAATTTCACTTAAAGATTTAAAGCCTTTCGCTGAAGATTTTCCTTACGAAGAGGAGGTTATTCTTTCGGGGGATTTTAGAGGGCTGGTTTCAGATTTTAACTTTACGGATTTAGAAGCAAAGTTCGGAAAACACTCGGTCATACAAGGTGAAATAACCCTTTCGGGTTTACCTCAGGTTGAAAATTCATTTATGCTTTTCTCTTTTCCTTCAATAAATGTGCAAGGAAAAGATTTAGCGCCTTTTATCCCAAATGTCGTACACCCTTATCTTGAGAAGTTCGGAACACTAGATGGTGATTTGACATTTGCAGGTTTCTTATCCGATTTTGCTGTTAGTGGACACTTAGATACTGAATTAGGTCGCGTATCTCCAGATCTTTCATACCGACCGAATGGAGCTATACTTAAAGGTTGGTTGACTACAGAACAGTTTGATCTAGGAAAACTGATTGAACAAGAAGAGCAATTAGGAAGGGCTAACCTCGAGTTGTTTGTAAACGGAAGAGGAACAGACCTTAGCAAGATGTATTACCAAGGCGACCTCAAAGCTTCAGCGTTCGAAGTCAACAAGTATATCTACGATCAAGCAACTTTATCAAATCTTACTTTTAGCAAAGATTACATTTCTGGGGACTTCAATTTGACGGATTCCCTCATTTCAGTTCATTTGCCTTTTGAAGGAAGTTTAGCAGATACCACAGTCACTCTTGACTTAGATTTATCGGCACAAAACTTAGCAGATTTGAATTTGATGGATGATTCACTTTCAGTTGATACAAAACTCAAATTTAACTGGGATGGTAATTGGAATGAATCCCATCTAGGTAAAATGTATTTCTCAAGTTTAGTACTGAAAAGAGATACGACAGAACTGAATCTAGGTGAAGTAACAATAGAATCAGATGCTCGAGCTAAGAATGGAATAAAAACAATTGATATTCAATCGGATGTTCTTAATGCCAATTTTAAAGGGAATTTTGAATATAGAGAGTATTCAACTCAGATCAATCGTTTGAAAGATGAGTTCATCATGAGTCTTTATCCGAATGATGAGCAAGTAGAAACGTTTTATGAAGAAAAGAAGAAAGACCTACTTCATAACTTCTTTTCCATGTTTGATTGTAAAATCAATGATATCAATAAAGTACTTGATTTCTGGAATCAAGATATTTATATCTCAAAAAATACGAAGCTGAAAGGTATTTTTAGAGAGGATAAAGAAAAAATGCGTTTGGCACTTAGGTTAGATGCAGATAGCGTTTCCATGTTTGATATGAGCTACTCTAATTCTAAGTTGTTGGTTAATGCGCAGAAAAAAACATTTGGGTATGAGTTTCCTCTTAAAGTTACCTTGGAGTCTGAAAAACAGGAGTTGCTTGGAGGTAAAACGAAAGATTTATCCTTAAATATAGAAAAGAAAGAACGAGAGTTTAAGGTGACAACAGACCTTAATCATGCTGTAAGGGATGATTACTTCTCAAGTGGAACATCAGTTCTTTTCTCTAGAGACAGCATTGATATCGCTTTTAATGATTTAAATTTTAAACTATTTGATCGTGAATGGGTACAAGATTCAACCATGTCAAATAGTGTGATTTATAGTCATGAAAAATTCAGTATTCAAGATATATCCTTAAATCATAAAGATGAGAGTATTAAACTATCGGGTGGTATATCAAATGACCCTTCAGATAAATTAGTTTTTAGTATTCATAATGTAGATATATCTACCATCGGAAAGATTGTGGATGTCGATCTTTCTGGAATCTTGAATGTAGATTTATCAGTGTCGGACTTGCTTAAAGTTCCATTGGTGAATGGTTCTGTAAAACTTTTTGATACCCATGCCGGGAATGTCCATATCGGAGATATTTATGCATATTCAAAATGGGACTCAAAGTCTCAAGCAATAAACCTTAATGCATCAATTGAAAAGTTAGAAGAAGAAATTCTGCTTGTTTTTGGAAATATATTCCCATACAAGTATGATTCGGACATGTTTGACTTGGAAGCTGTCCTTGCCAATACAGACTTGCAGTTGCTAGAATTCTTTATGGAGGGAGTCATGTCAGATATCAAAGGAAGTGCATTAGGTCTGATAAAAGTACAGGGTAATCCGAATGCACCTAGGTTTGAAGGAGATGCCATTTTAGATGGAATGGAGTTTACGGTTGATTACCTCAAAACAACCTACAAAGTTCTCAATGATAGAATTGACTTCAGTAATAAAGGAATTACCTTCAAAAACCTTAGTGTTGCAGATGATTATAATAACTACGGTTTCTTAGATGGGGGCATATTGCTGAATGATGGCGACTGGAGTTTAGATATGAAGGCTAGGTTTAGAAACTTTATGTTGCTAAACACGCAAGAAACAGACAATGAACTGTTCTATGGACAAGCTTTCGGAACAGGTAATTTACATTTTAGAGGGCCTTTCAATGATTTACAATTTGATATAACAGCAAGATCAAATAAGAATACAAAGGTTTACATTCCAATTGAAGATACTGGTGAAATCTCAGATAGTTTTATTCATTTCATAAATCCAGAAGTGGAAGAACAAGTTGAGGAAGCAGCTGAGGAGATGGGATTCAAACTCAATATGAATTTGGATATTACACCAGATGCCTATTGTGAATTGATTTTTGATAAAGCGACAGGAGACCTTATTCAGGGTAGAGGAGAAGGGAAGTTGCAGATTCAGATGGATACTAAAGGAGCCTTTTTGATGTTTGGTAATGTGGATATCCAAGAAGGAGTGTATAACTTTAACTATTCATTGAATTTAGGAAAAGACCTTAATGTCAATGTATTGGCTAAGAAGTTTTATATAGAACCTAACTCAAGCATAGTTTGGGCAGGGGATCCGTATGAGGCTACAATGGATATCACAACCTCTTATGAACAGGTTGTCAATCTAGCAAACTTGGTAAATACAGAGCTTTTCCCTGAAGACGAAGAAGGAAATAAGAAAACACCAATTGAGCTAAGAAGAAAATATCCAACGAAAGTGAAATTGATGATGACAGGGCAAATGCTTTCACCAACTATTTCGTTTGATATTGATGTCTATGATTATCCAAAACAAATTCAATTGTCTGAAACTGGAGAAGTCGTTGATTTGGACATGTATGTAAATTACATGAAACAGAAAATCAATTCTGATGAAGCGGCTTTAAATGCTCAGGTCGTCAACTTGATGATATTCAAGCAATTTGTTCCGTTGGAGTCCAATGAAGCTATTGAAAATGACAACCTAGCAGGAAACCTAAGTGAGCTTATATCAAATCAGTTGAGTAGTTTGCTATCCAATCTTGATGAAAACATGCAGATTGATTTGAATCTCGGAGGATTTGATTCGGATGACCTTCAACAGATGCAATTAAGATTTGCTTATAGTTTCTTAGGAGGAAGGCTTAAGCTTATTCGTGATGGTGGTTTTGTAAACGAAGATAATAAAGCTGATGCTGCAAGTGTATTGGGTGACATTACCTTAGAGATGGAATTAACTCCACAAGGTAATTTGAGGGCTAAAGTCTATGTGAAACAGAACTTTAACAACTTCAATGATGTGACTCAAGGTCAAACAATGACGACTCAAGGCTTCAGTATAATGCATACAAAGAGTTTCAATAGTTTTAGTGATTTCTTTAAGCGAAAGAATACAGGAGCTTCCAAACGTTTGAAACGAATGCAACGAAAGGCAATTCGTGAAGCAAAGAGGAATGCCAAACAAAAGCAGCAACTTGCTTCAAAGCAAAAAGAAAATAATTTAGATACTCAAGCCTTATCCAATTAA
- the tsaD gene encoding tRNA (adenosine(37)-N6)-threonylcarbamoyltransferase complex transferase subunit TsaD, with translation MKKTIILAIESSCDETSASVIINGKIKSNIVATQEVHHKYGGVVPELASRAHQKNIVPVVDQALKEAEVQKSELSAIAFTKGPGLLGALLVGASFAKSMAAALNIPLIGVNHMQAHILAHFIDEPQPQFPFLCLTVSGGHTQLVMVRSHLDMEVIGETQDDAVGEAFDKTAKILGLPYPGGPLIDKYAQKGNPLAFEFPMVSTEGLSFSFSGIKTSFLYFFRKKVQENQNFVDENIEDICASVQHTLIKILMNKLRKAAAKHKVKNIGIAGGVSANSGLRKAVKEEGEKKGWDVFIPEFEYCTDNAAMIAITAHYKYLAGEFESLNVSPNPRMKFSGTR, from the coding sequence ATGAAAAAAACAATAATTCTTGCCATAGAGTCCTCTTGTGATGAAACTTCAGCCTCTGTAATCATCAACGGAAAAATTAAAAGCAATATTGTTGCTACTCAGGAAGTTCACCACAAATATGGGGGTGTTGTACCCGAGCTGGCTTCTAGGGCTCATCAAAAGAATATTGTTCCTGTGGTAGATCAAGCCTTGAAAGAAGCTGAGGTTCAGAAATCAGAACTTTCAGCAATTGCATTCACCAAAGGGCCTGGTTTATTAGGTGCATTGCTTGTAGGAGCTTCATTTGCAAAGTCAATGGCTGCTGCACTCAATATTCCCTTGATTGGCGTGAATCATATGCAAGCACATATTTTGGCACATTTTATTGACGAACCTCAGCCTCAGTTTCCGTTTTTATGTTTGACCGTAAGTGGCGGACACACTCAACTTGTCATGGTTCGTTCTCACTTGGATATGGAAGTGATCGGAGAAACACAAGATGATGCTGTAGGTGAAGCTTTTGATAAGACTGCGAAAATTTTAGGATTACCTTATCCGGGTGGTCCACTAATTGATAAGTATGCGCAAAAAGGAAATCCATTGGCTTTTGAATTTCCAATGGTAAGTACAGAAGGACTCAGCTTTTCATTCAGTGGAATTAAGACTTCATTCTTGTATTTCTTCAGAAAGAAGGTGCAAGAAAATCAGAATTTCGTAGATGAAAATATTGAAGATATCTGTGCGAGTGTACAACATACTTTAATCAAGATATTAATGAACAAACTGCGTAAAGCAGCTGCAAAACATAAAGTCAAGAATATAGGAATTGCTGGTGGGGTTTCAGCCAATTCTGGATTGAGAAAAGCAGTAAAAGAAGAAGGTGAGAAAAAAGGATGGGATGTATTTATCCCTGAATTTGAATACTGTACCGACAATGCTGCAATGATTGCAATTACAGCTCATTATAAATATTTAGCGGGTGAATTTGAATCGCTAAATGTTTCGCCAAACCCTAGAATGAAATTTTCAGGTACGAGATAA
- a CDS encoding mechanosensitive ion channel family protein: MEFLHDLVNQHNIVLVLIIVGISVALFLLNNRIKAQIEKSGKKLKLERTHLNFLKNASSFFLLLTIIILALSVFPSSKKYGNTLFASAGVIAAVLSFSAQHAFANIISGIFIVIFRPFRVGDVIEIGGYDVMGEVQDITLRHTIIKDYYNKRVIIPNQTISTDRIVNSDIDDHAICRYLEFPFPQDVDYDHASDIIREIGAKHPLSMDYRTEEHLKEGRPYIKIRIVRIEKHAIVLRAYLWAETSDKSFVLKCDVLEECLRRFQKEGIRIALLDDQREEKRLNY; the protein is encoded by the coding sequence ATGGAATTCCTACACGACTTGGTGAATCAGCACAATATTGTCCTTGTGTTGATCATCGTTGGAATATCAGTTGCGCTATTTCTTCTCAACAATCGAATAAAAGCTCAAATTGAAAAGTCTGGAAAAAAGTTAAAGTTAGAGCGTACACACCTCAACTTCTTAAAGAACGCTTCTTCATTTTTCCTCTTATTAACCATTATCATTTTAGCACTATCTGTTTTTCCTAGTTCAAAAAAATACGGGAATACATTATTTGCCAGTGCCGGGGTTATTGCTGCTGTATTGAGTTTTTCAGCTCAGCATGCTTTCGCAAATATTATCAGTGGAATCTTCATTGTCATCTTTCGACCTTTCAGAGTTGGAGATGTCATAGAGATCGGAGGTTATGATGTAATGGGTGAAGTTCAAGATATTACTCTCAGACATACAATCATTAAAGATTATTACAACAAGAGGGTTATCATTCCAAATCAAACCATTTCTACTGACCGAATTGTAAACTCAGACATCGACGATCATGCTATCTGTAGATATTTGGAGTTTCCTTTCCCACAAGATGTAGACTATGACCATGCCTCAGACATCATTAGAGAAATTGGAGCGAAACATCCACTCTCTATGGATTATCGAACTGAAGAACATCTCAAAGAAGGTAGGCCATATATCAAAATTCGTATTGTCAGAATTGAAAAACACGCCATAGTTCTCAGAGCTTATCTTTGGGCTGAAACATCTGATAAATCTTTTGTACTCAAATGCGATGTATTAGAAGAATGTTTGAGACGTTTCCAGAAAGAAGGTATCAGAATTGCATTGTTAGATGATCAACGTGAAGAAAAAAGACTGAATTATTAA
- a CDS encoding T9SS type A sorting domain-containing protein: protein MKFIKHIIFGCLLSLFFISAVQSQTITLKCPPCRPIQSCDQCWETQEEADANCNSNSRQSFLGEKTINSMMVFPNPNNGTFTVGNPFKKSGEAVIMNQLGVIVRRFRISGEALFNYQSSDPLPKGVYHLKFTSDKGEDILSQTVIINGQ from the coding sequence ATGAAATTCATAAAACATATCATATTCGGTTGTTTACTTAGTCTGTTCTTTATTTCGGCAGTTCAAAGTCAGACAATCACATTAAAGTGTCCTCCATGCCGTCCAATTCAGAGTTGCGACCAATGTTGGGAGACGCAAGAAGAAGCTGATGCAAACTGTAATTCAAACAGTCGACAATCATTTTTAGGTGAAAAAACGATCAATTCTATGATGGTTTTCCCTAATCCAAATAATGGGACATTTACTGTAGGAAATCCATTCAAGAAAAGTGGTGAAGCTGTTATAATGAATCAATTAGGTGTAATTGTTAGAAGATTTAGAATTAGCGGTGAAGCACTTTTCAATTACCAAAGTTCTGATCCTTTACCAAAAGGAGTGTACCATTTGAAGTTTACTTCTGATAAAGGCGAGGATATTCTTTCTCAAACGGTCATTATTAATGGTCAATAA